Proteins encoded within one genomic window of Arachis ipaensis cultivar K30076 chromosome B08, Araip1.1, whole genome shotgun sequence:
- the LOC107614547 gene encoding alpha-terpineol synthase, chloroplastic has protein sequence MNPLLLQLAKLDFNILQTIYQEELKVSSGWWKNTGLGDKLSFARDRMVENYIWTVGNNFEPQFANLRTVITKVNALITTIDDVYDVYGTFEELELFTDAIERWDPFTIDNLPDYMKLCFLALYNFVNELAYEIFKDHGYNVTPYLQKSWIDLCKSYFIEKKWNHSGYTPSFEEYIENAWVSISAPVILVHTYVLIPQSFREDELLQYSDVIKYSSMILRLANDQGTYERENETGDFIKSIQCLMNENEVSETDARERIKSMLSIVWKKMNKTAHDSSLSKRFKEIAMNLGRMALCMYQHGDGHSIQYSQIKNRILSLLIQPIQDNIYV, from the exons atgaaTCCACTTTTACTTCAGTTAGCTAAATTGGATTTCAACATTCTTCAGACAATATACCAAGAGGAACTCAAAGTCTCATCAGG ATGGTGGAAGAACACTGGGCTTGGTGACAAGTTAAGCTTTGCAAGAGATAGGATGGTAGAGAATTACATTTGGACTGTTGGAAACAATTTTGAGCCACAGTTTGCGAATTTAAGAACGGTCATAACAAAGGTCAATGCCCTAATCACCACCATTGATGATGTTTATGATGTCTATGGAACCTTCGAAGAGTTGGAGCTTTTTACAGATGCAATTGAAAG ATGGGATCCATTTACCATTGATAATCTCCCAGATTACATGAAATTGTGCTTCCTAGCACTTTATAACTTTGTGAATGAGTTGGCATATGAAATTTTCAAAGATCATGGCTACAATGTCACTCCATACCTACAGAAATCG tgGATAGATCTATGCAAATcatattttattgaaaaaaagtgGAATCATAGTGGATATACTCCAAGCTTCGAAGAATACATAGAGAATGCATGGGTCTCCATAAGTGCACCTGTTATACTTGTTCACACTTATGTTCTGATTCCACAATCATTTAGAGAAGACGAATTGCTTCAGTACTCTGACGTCATCAAATATTCATCAATGATTTTACGCCTTGCTAATGACCAGGGAACATATGAG CGTGAGAATGAGACTGGTGACTTCATTAAGTCAATTCAATGTTTGATGAACGAAAATGAAGTTTCTGAAACAGATGCACGTGAGCGCATAAAATCCATGTTAAGCATAGTATGGAAGAAGATGAACAAAACAGCTCATGATTCTTCTTTGTCTAAGCGCTTCAAAGAAATTGCTATGAACCTTGGAAGAATGGCACTATGCATGTACCAACATGGAGATGGCCATAGCATTCAATATTCTCAAATCAAGAATCGCATATTATCATTACTTATTCAACCCATTCAGGATAATATATATGTATGA